The following are from one region of the Hemibagrus wyckioides isolate EC202008001 linkage group LG24, SWU_Hwy_1.0, whole genome shotgun sequence genome:
- the mrtfbb gene encoding myocardin-related transcription factor B isoform X1, whose translation MRLGTEPDIATCSYRKIQPQKTLSHHDLVHFNRLFVILFAFFFHESTLQVFRQCLAPPPLLIDDMEPQSVGIERDWEIMVSSPSSEAVTHDMEAITLQPSHSLPSIQQRKNVLQLRLQQRRTREQLVEQGIMPPLKNPAAFHEQIRSLERARTENFLKHKISSRPERAELVRMHILQETQVQPSLQAAQMKLKKARLADDLNEKIAQRPGPMELVEKNILPVDSSMKEAIIESEVGYQKTLDVYQFDEDSSEAVSPEDPASQESQCSVPSPREAKLPEISSATLTAGSNLQACPPTSQSSELLSQTSAEDQTNTQRITPAQPVTTAHPVKSGLTLVKQSQPKLPSEKSRSKKSKEPKPRVRKLKYHLYIPPDQKQEPSEAPMDSAYARLLQQQQQFLHLQILSQQQQHYNFQAILPAPAPFRPLPKVLSSCPNVAMGNSQAPHAASLPSATPGVGTNSTNNRKPGPLPANLDEMKVAELKIELKLRGLPVSGTKTDLIERLKPYQESYKVTSTQQTEINGILAPLANQKTESISMTPPVSPVHSEVSTGSMEETSDSKALAATSPSLMKTEETSVEAPVPDKDQSLYEKERQIEELIRKLEQEQRLVEELKMQLEVEKRNQQGAAQQQQGEPETLNRIKEERDAFSSCSSSLEKEESQSQGQGQQFYVAAAGVQASQTILNTQPEQHILPTTIHLPQTRPVLQTTVSVLAQTDSSAFPQHANPTQAAPQIMSVCSSSGSGVELGQKQEQQRPEVAQSCSPRHSPPNGFNTKPTSPCQPTYILPPSPFSNHHSPKNKDPPRYEEAVKQTRALQATMQIPTAVSQHMDDLFDVLIESGEISPLLRQDTQSPEKLLPVTASVTTLPINTALSRPPPQVHVAHMPSLVALASDHQLEALLDGPLPSNTEPRALHLMEELHSQLLESPHSPMDTGELRFSTPPPTSLHLHDTNLDSMEWLELTVPGSTGVSAPAAIFSSNFLDSHDLQWD comes from the exons AGTACTCTCCAAGTTTTCCGTCAATGCCTGGCTCCTCCTCCACTTCTTATAGATGACATGGAGCCCCAGAGTGTGGGAATTGAAAGGGATTGGGAGATAATGGTTTCGAGTCCAAGCAGTGAAGCTGTGACCCATGACATGGAAGCAATAACGCTGCAGCCCAGCCACAGTCTTCCTTCCATCCAGCAGCGGAAGAACG TTCTTCAGCTCAGACTGCAGCAGAGACGAACCCGGGAGCAGCTCGTGGAGCAGGGCATTATGCCAC CACTGAAGAATCCTGCTGCCTTTCATGAACAGATACGAAGCCTTGAGAGAGCCAGG ACTGAGAATTTCCTGAAGCACAAGATTAGTAGTAGACCCGAGCGTGCAGAGCTGGTCCGCATGCACATCCTCCAAG AGACCCAGGTGCAGCCGTCGTTACAGGCCGCACAGATGAAGCTCAAAAAGGCTCGTCTGGCCGATGACCTAAACGAGAAGATTGCCCAGAGGCCTGGTCCAATGGAGTTGGTAGAGAAGAACATCCTGCCTGTAGACTCCAGCATGAAGGAGGCCATCATTG AAAGTGAGGTGGGCTACCAAAAGACCCTGGATGTGTATCAGTTTGATGAGGACAGCAGTGAAGCTGTGTCCCCGGAGGATCCGGCCAGTCAGGAATCTCAGTGCTCTGTACCTTCACCCAGAGAGGCCAAGCTGCCGGAGATATCCTCTGCCACTCTGACCGCTGGCTCCAACCTACAG GCCTGTCCACCTACGAGCCAGAGCTCAGAGTTACTCAGTCAAACATCAGCAGAGGATCAGACAAACACTCAGCGCATAACTCCTGCTCAGCCAGTCACCACCGCTCACCCCGTCAAATCAGGCCTTACCCTTGTGAAG CAAAGCCAACCCAAGCTTCCCAGTGAAAAAAGCCGCAGCAAAAAGAGCAAAGAACCCAAGCCGAGGGTAAGGAAGCTCAAATACCACCTGTATATCCCACCAGACCAAAAACAGGAGCCCAGTGAGGCCCCTATGGACTCGGCCTATGCACGATTgcttcagcagcagcagcagtttcTGCACCTGCAGATTCTTAGCCAGCAACAACAGCACTACAACTTTCAGGCCATTCTACCTGCACCTGCACCTTTCAG GCCTTTGCCTAAGGTTCTTAGCAGCTGTCCTAACGTGGCCATGGGAAACAGTCAAGCTCCACATGCAGCGTCGCTGCCCAGTGCTACGCCTGGAGTCGGCACCAACAGCACAAACAACCGCAAGCCTGGCCCTCTGCCTGCGAACCTAGACGAAATGAAG GTGGCTGAACTTAAAATCGAGCTGAAGCTGCGTGGTCTCCCCGTATCTGGCACTAAAACAGACCTCATCGAGAGACTCAAGCCCTACCAGGAGAGCTACAAGGTCACCAGCACTCAACAGACCGAGATCAATGGCATCTTAGCTCCACTGGCTAATCAGAAGACAGAAAGCATTAGCATGACTCCCCCAGTGTCTCCTGTGCACTCTGAGGTTTCAACTGGGAGTATGGAGGAGACCAGCGACAGCAAAGCGCTGGCTGCCACATCTCCATCCCTCATGAAGACTGAGGAAACGTCAGTGGAGGCGCCAGTACCTGATAAAGATCAGAGCCTGTATGAGAAGGAGCGTCAGATAGAGGAGCTGATTCGCAAGCTGGAGCAGGAGCAGCGTCTGGTGGAGGAGCTCAAGATGCAGCTAGAGGTGGAAAAGAGGAATCAGCAGGGAGCggcgcagcagcagcagggtgAACCTGAAACTCTTAACAGGATAAAAGAGGAACGTGATGCCTTCTCCAGCTGTAGCTCCTCTCTGGAAAAGGAAGAGTCTCAGTCCCAGGGGCAGGGACAGCAGTTCTACGTTGCTGCAGCAGGCGTGCAAGCCTCCCAGACCATCCTCAACACTCAACCAGAGCAACATATCCTTCCCACCACCATCCATCTTCCACAG ACGCGGCCGGTTCTCCAAACCACAGTGTCCGTCTTGGCTCAAACGGACAGTTCAGCATTTCCGCAGCACGCGAATCCGACGCAGGCTGCACCTCAA ATAATGTCTGTGTGCAGCAGTTCTGGCTCAGGTGTCGAACTGGGACAGAAGCAGGAGCAGCAAAGACCTGAAGTGGCTCAGTCCTGCTCACCTAGACACAGTCCTCCAAATGGATTCAACACAAAA CCAACCTCCCCCTGCCAGCCCACCTACATCCTTCCACCATCTCCATTCAGCAACCATCACAGCCCTAAGAACAAAGACCCTCCTCGCTATGAAGAGGCTGTCAAACAGACTAGAGCACTTCAGGCTACTATGCAG ATCCCCACAGCGGTCAGTCAGCACATGGACGACTTGTTTGACGTCTTGATTGAGAGTGGAG AAATCTCTCCCCTGCTCAGACAAGATACTCAGTCTCCGGAGAAACTTCTGCCTGTGACAGCCAGTGTCACCACTCTCCCCATCAATACGGCACTGTCTCGTCCTCCACCTCAGGTCCACGTTGCCCACATGCCCAGTCTGGTGGCACTGGCCTCAGATCACCAGCTGGAGGCTCTACTGGACGGGCCGCTGCCATCCAACACGGAGCCTCGTGCTCTCCACCTcatggaggaactgcacagcCAGTTGTTGGAGTCGCCTCATTCACCCATGGACACTGGCGAGCTGAGATTTTCCACCCCGCCACCCACCTCGCTCCACCTGCACGACACCAACCTGGACAGCATGGAGTGGTTGGAACTGACCGTGCCGGGGTCAACAGGTGTCTCTGCGCCGGCTGCCATCTTCTCGTCCAACTTCCTGGACTCTCATGATTTGCAGTGGGACTGA
- the mrtfbb gene encoding myocardin-related transcription factor B isoform X2, with protein sequence MACIEVETPTVCRVLQLRLQQRRTREQLVEQGIMPPLKNPAAFHEQIRSLERARTENFLKHKISSRPERAELVRMHILQETQVQPSLQAAQMKLKKARLADDLNEKIAQRPGPMELVEKNILPVDSSMKEAIIESEVGYQKTLDVYQFDEDSSEAVSPEDPASQESQCSVPSPREAKLPEISSATLTAGSNLQACPPTSQSSELLSQTSAEDQTNTQRITPAQPVTTAHPVKSGLTLVKQSQPKLPSEKSRSKKSKEPKPRVRKLKYHLYIPPDQKQEPSEAPMDSAYARLLQQQQQFLHLQILSQQQQHYNFQAILPAPAPFRPLPKVLSSCPNVAMGNSQAPHAASLPSATPGVGTNSTNNRKPGPLPANLDEMKVAELKIELKLRGLPVSGTKTDLIERLKPYQESYKVTSTQQTEINGILAPLANQKTESISMTPPVSPVHSEVSTGSMEETSDSKALAATSPSLMKTEETSVEAPVPDKDQSLYEKERQIEELIRKLEQEQRLVEELKMQLEVEKRNQQGAAQQQQGEPETLNRIKEERDAFSSCSSSLEKEESQSQGQGQQFYVAAAGVQASQTILNTQPEQHILPTTIHLPQTRPVLQTTVSVLAQTDSSAFPQHANPTQAAPQIMSVCSSSGSGVELGQKQEQQRPEVAQSCSPRHSPPNGFNTKPTSPCQPTYILPPSPFSNHHSPKNKDPPRYEEAVKQTRALQATMQIPTAVSQHMDDLFDVLIESGEISPLLRQDTQSPEKLLPVTASVTTLPINTALSRPPPQVHVAHMPSLVALASDHQLEALLDGPLPSNTEPRALHLMEELHSQLLESPHSPMDTGELRFSTPPPTSLHLHDTNLDSMEWLELTVPGSTGVSAPAAIFSSNFLDSHDLQWD encoded by the exons ATGGCCTGCATCGAGGTCGAAACCCCAACCGTCTGCAGGG TTCTTCAGCTCAGACTGCAGCAGAGACGAACCCGGGAGCAGCTCGTGGAGCAGGGCATTATGCCAC CACTGAAGAATCCTGCTGCCTTTCATGAACAGATACGAAGCCTTGAGAGAGCCAGG ACTGAGAATTTCCTGAAGCACAAGATTAGTAGTAGACCCGAGCGTGCAGAGCTGGTCCGCATGCACATCCTCCAAG AGACCCAGGTGCAGCCGTCGTTACAGGCCGCACAGATGAAGCTCAAAAAGGCTCGTCTGGCCGATGACCTAAACGAGAAGATTGCCCAGAGGCCTGGTCCAATGGAGTTGGTAGAGAAGAACATCCTGCCTGTAGACTCCAGCATGAAGGAGGCCATCATTG AAAGTGAGGTGGGCTACCAAAAGACCCTGGATGTGTATCAGTTTGATGAGGACAGCAGTGAAGCTGTGTCCCCGGAGGATCCGGCCAGTCAGGAATCTCAGTGCTCTGTACCTTCACCCAGAGAGGCCAAGCTGCCGGAGATATCCTCTGCCACTCTGACCGCTGGCTCCAACCTACAG GCCTGTCCACCTACGAGCCAGAGCTCAGAGTTACTCAGTCAAACATCAGCAGAGGATCAGACAAACACTCAGCGCATAACTCCTGCTCAGCCAGTCACCACCGCTCACCCCGTCAAATCAGGCCTTACCCTTGTGAAG CAAAGCCAACCCAAGCTTCCCAGTGAAAAAAGCCGCAGCAAAAAGAGCAAAGAACCCAAGCCGAGGGTAAGGAAGCTCAAATACCACCTGTATATCCCACCAGACCAAAAACAGGAGCCCAGTGAGGCCCCTATGGACTCGGCCTATGCACGATTgcttcagcagcagcagcagtttcTGCACCTGCAGATTCTTAGCCAGCAACAACAGCACTACAACTTTCAGGCCATTCTACCTGCACCTGCACCTTTCAG GCCTTTGCCTAAGGTTCTTAGCAGCTGTCCTAACGTGGCCATGGGAAACAGTCAAGCTCCACATGCAGCGTCGCTGCCCAGTGCTACGCCTGGAGTCGGCACCAACAGCACAAACAACCGCAAGCCTGGCCCTCTGCCTGCGAACCTAGACGAAATGAAG GTGGCTGAACTTAAAATCGAGCTGAAGCTGCGTGGTCTCCCCGTATCTGGCACTAAAACAGACCTCATCGAGAGACTCAAGCCCTACCAGGAGAGCTACAAGGTCACCAGCACTCAACAGACCGAGATCAATGGCATCTTAGCTCCACTGGCTAATCAGAAGACAGAAAGCATTAGCATGACTCCCCCAGTGTCTCCTGTGCACTCTGAGGTTTCAACTGGGAGTATGGAGGAGACCAGCGACAGCAAAGCGCTGGCTGCCACATCTCCATCCCTCATGAAGACTGAGGAAACGTCAGTGGAGGCGCCAGTACCTGATAAAGATCAGAGCCTGTATGAGAAGGAGCGTCAGATAGAGGAGCTGATTCGCAAGCTGGAGCAGGAGCAGCGTCTGGTGGAGGAGCTCAAGATGCAGCTAGAGGTGGAAAAGAGGAATCAGCAGGGAGCggcgcagcagcagcagggtgAACCTGAAACTCTTAACAGGATAAAAGAGGAACGTGATGCCTTCTCCAGCTGTAGCTCCTCTCTGGAAAAGGAAGAGTCTCAGTCCCAGGGGCAGGGACAGCAGTTCTACGTTGCTGCAGCAGGCGTGCAAGCCTCCCAGACCATCCTCAACACTCAACCAGAGCAACATATCCTTCCCACCACCATCCATCTTCCACAG ACGCGGCCGGTTCTCCAAACCACAGTGTCCGTCTTGGCTCAAACGGACAGTTCAGCATTTCCGCAGCACGCGAATCCGACGCAGGCTGCACCTCAA ATAATGTCTGTGTGCAGCAGTTCTGGCTCAGGTGTCGAACTGGGACAGAAGCAGGAGCAGCAAAGACCTGAAGTGGCTCAGTCCTGCTCACCTAGACACAGTCCTCCAAATGGATTCAACACAAAA CCAACCTCCCCCTGCCAGCCCACCTACATCCTTCCACCATCTCCATTCAGCAACCATCACAGCCCTAAGAACAAAGACCCTCCTCGCTATGAAGAGGCTGTCAAACAGACTAGAGCACTTCAGGCTACTATGCAG ATCCCCACAGCGGTCAGTCAGCACATGGACGACTTGTTTGACGTCTTGATTGAGAGTGGAG AAATCTCTCCCCTGCTCAGACAAGATACTCAGTCTCCGGAGAAACTTCTGCCTGTGACAGCCAGTGTCACCACTCTCCCCATCAATACGGCACTGTCTCGTCCTCCACCTCAGGTCCACGTTGCCCACATGCCCAGTCTGGTGGCACTGGCCTCAGATCACCAGCTGGAGGCTCTACTGGACGGGCCGCTGCCATCCAACACGGAGCCTCGTGCTCTCCACCTcatggaggaactgcacagcCAGTTGTTGGAGTCGCCTCATTCACCCATGGACACTGGCGAGCTGAGATTTTCCACCCCGCCACCCACCTCGCTCCACCTGCACGACACCAACCTGGACAGCATGGAGTGGTTGGAACTGACCGTGCCGGGGTCAACAGGTGTCTCTGCGCCGGCTGCCATCTTCTCGTCCAACTTCCTGGACTCTCATGATTTGCAGTGGGACTGA
- the mrtfbb gene encoding myocardin-related transcription factor B isoform X3 yields the protein MPPLKNPAAFHEQIRSLERARTENFLKHKISSRPERAELVRMHILQETQVQPSLQAAQMKLKKARLADDLNEKIAQRPGPMELVEKNILPVDSSMKEAIIESEVGYQKTLDVYQFDEDSSEAVSPEDPASQESQCSVPSPREAKLPEISSATLTAGSNLQACPPTSQSSELLSQTSAEDQTNTQRITPAQPVTTAHPVKSGLTLVKQSQPKLPSEKSRSKKSKEPKPRVRKLKYHLYIPPDQKQEPSEAPMDSAYARLLQQQQQFLHLQILSQQQQHYNFQAILPAPAPFRPLPKVLSSCPNVAMGNSQAPHAASLPSATPGVGTNSTNNRKPGPLPANLDEMKVAELKIELKLRGLPVSGTKTDLIERLKPYQESYKVTSTQQTEINGILAPLANQKTESISMTPPVSPVHSEVSTGSMEETSDSKALAATSPSLMKTEETSVEAPVPDKDQSLYEKERQIEELIRKLEQEQRLVEELKMQLEVEKRNQQGAAQQQQGEPETLNRIKEERDAFSSCSSSLEKEESQSQGQGQQFYVAAAGVQASQTILNTQPEQHILPTTIHLPQTRPVLQTTVSVLAQTDSSAFPQHANPTQAAPQIMSVCSSSGSGVELGQKQEQQRPEVAQSCSPRHSPPNGFNTKPTSPCQPTYILPPSPFSNHHSPKNKDPPRYEEAVKQTRALQATMQIPTAVSQHMDDLFDVLIESGEISPLLRQDTQSPEKLLPVTASVTTLPINTALSRPPPQVHVAHMPSLVALASDHQLEALLDGPLPSNTEPRALHLMEELHSQLLESPHSPMDTGELRFSTPPPTSLHLHDTNLDSMEWLELTVPGSTGVSAPAAIFSSNFLDSHDLQWD from the exons ATGCCAC CACTGAAGAATCCTGCTGCCTTTCATGAACAGATACGAAGCCTTGAGAGAGCCAGG ACTGAGAATTTCCTGAAGCACAAGATTAGTAGTAGACCCGAGCGTGCAGAGCTGGTCCGCATGCACATCCTCCAAG AGACCCAGGTGCAGCCGTCGTTACAGGCCGCACAGATGAAGCTCAAAAAGGCTCGTCTGGCCGATGACCTAAACGAGAAGATTGCCCAGAGGCCTGGTCCAATGGAGTTGGTAGAGAAGAACATCCTGCCTGTAGACTCCAGCATGAAGGAGGCCATCATTG AAAGTGAGGTGGGCTACCAAAAGACCCTGGATGTGTATCAGTTTGATGAGGACAGCAGTGAAGCTGTGTCCCCGGAGGATCCGGCCAGTCAGGAATCTCAGTGCTCTGTACCTTCACCCAGAGAGGCCAAGCTGCCGGAGATATCCTCTGCCACTCTGACCGCTGGCTCCAACCTACAG GCCTGTCCACCTACGAGCCAGAGCTCAGAGTTACTCAGTCAAACATCAGCAGAGGATCAGACAAACACTCAGCGCATAACTCCTGCTCAGCCAGTCACCACCGCTCACCCCGTCAAATCAGGCCTTACCCTTGTGAAG CAAAGCCAACCCAAGCTTCCCAGTGAAAAAAGCCGCAGCAAAAAGAGCAAAGAACCCAAGCCGAGGGTAAGGAAGCTCAAATACCACCTGTATATCCCACCAGACCAAAAACAGGAGCCCAGTGAGGCCCCTATGGACTCGGCCTATGCACGATTgcttcagcagcagcagcagtttcTGCACCTGCAGATTCTTAGCCAGCAACAACAGCACTACAACTTTCAGGCCATTCTACCTGCACCTGCACCTTTCAG GCCTTTGCCTAAGGTTCTTAGCAGCTGTCCTAACGTGGCCATGGGAAACAGTCAAGCTCCACATGCAGCGTCGCTGCCCAGTGCTACGCCTGGAGTCGGCACCAACAGCACAAACAACCGCAAGCCTGGCCCTCTGCCTGCGAACCTAGACGAAATGAAG GTGGCTGAACTTAAAATCGAGCTGAAGCTGCGTGGTCTCCCCGTATCTGGCACTAAAACAGACCTCATCGAGAGACTCAAGCCCTACCAGGAGAGCTACAAGGTCACCAGCACTCAACAGACCGAGATCAATGGCATCTTAGCTCCACTGGCTAATCAGAAGACAGAAAGCATTAGCATGACTCCCCCAGTGTCTCCTGTGCACTCTGAGGTTTCAACTGGGAGTATGGAGGAGACCAGCGACAGCAAAGCGCTGGCTGCCACATCTCCATCCCTCATGAAGACTGAGGAAACGTCAGTGGAGGCGCCAGTACCTGATAAAGATCAGAGCCTGTATGAGAAGGAGCGTCAGATAGAGGAGCTGATTCGCAAGCTGGAGCAGGAGCAGCGTCTGGTGGAGGAGCTCAAGATGCAGCTAGAGGTGGAAAAGAGGAATCAGCAGGGAGCggcgcagcagcagcagggtgAACCTGAAACTCTTAACAGGATAAAAGAGGAACGTGATGCCTTCTCCAGCTGTAGCTCCTCTCTGGAAAAGGAAGAGTCTCAGTCCCAGGGGCAGGGACAGCAGTTCTACGTTGCTGCAGCAGGCGTGCAAGCCTCCCAGACCATCCTCAACACTCAACCAGAGCAACATATCCTTCCCACCACCATCCATCTTCCACAG ACGCGGCCGGTTCTCCAAACCACAGTGTCCGTCTTGGCTCAAACGGACAGTTCAGCATTTCCGCAGCACGCGAATCCGACGCAGGCTGCACCTCAA ATAATGTCTGTGTGCAGCAGTTCTGGCTCAGGTGTCGAACTGGGACAGAAGCAGGAGCAGCAAAGACCTGAAGTGGCTCAGTCCTGCTCACCTAGACACAGTCCTCCAAATGGATTCAACACAAAA CCAACCTCCCCCTGCCAGCCCACCTACATCCTTCCACCATCTCCATTCAGCAACCATCACAGCCCTAAGAACAAAGACCCTCCTCGCTATGAAGAGGCTGTCAAACAGACTAGAGCACTTCAGGCTACTATGCAG ATCCCCACAGCGGTCAGTCAGCACATGGACGACTTGTTTGACGTCTTGATTGAGAGTGGAG AAATCTCTCCCCTGCTCAGACAAGATACTCAGTCTCCGGAGAAACTTCTGCCTGTGACAGCCAGTGTCACCACTCTCCCCATCAATACGGCACTGTCTCGTCCTCCACCTCAGGTCCACGTTGCCCACATGCCCAGTCTGGTGGCACTGGCCTCAGATCACCAGCTGGAGGCTCTACTGGACGGGCCGCTGCCATCCAACACGGAGCCTCGTGCTCTCCACCTcatggaggaactgcacagcCAGTTGTTGGAGTCGCCTCATTCACCCATGGACACTGGCGAGCTGAGATTTTCCACCCCGCCACCCACCTCGCTCCACCTGCACGACACCAACCTGGACAGCATGGAGTGGTTGGAACTGACCGTGCCGGGGTCAACAGGTGTCTCTGCGCCGGCTGCCATCTTCTCGTCCAACTTCCTGGACTCTCATGATTTGCAGTGGGACTGA
- the mrtfbb gene encoding myocardin-related transcription factor B isoform X4 has protein sequence MRLGTEPDIATCSYRKIQPQKTLSHHDLVHFNRLFVILFAFFFHESTLQVFRQCLAPPPLLIDDMEPQSVGIERDWEIMVSSPSSEAVTHDMEAITLQPSHSLPSIQQRKNVLQLRLQQRRTREQLVEQGIMPPLKNPAAFHEQIRSLERARTENFLKHKISSRPERAELVRMHILQETQVQPSLQAAQMKLKKARLADDLNEKIAQRPGPMELVEKNILPVDSSMKEAIIESEVGYQKTLDVYQFDEDSSEAVSPEDPASQESQCSVPSPREAKLPEISSATLTAGSNLQACPPTSQSSELLSQTSAEDQTNTQRITPAQPVTTAHPVKSGLTLVKQSQPKLPSEKSRSKKSKEPKPRVRKLKYHLYIPPDQKQEPSEAPMDSAYARLLQQQQQFLHLQILSQQQQHYNFQAILPAPAPFRPLPKVLSSCPNVAMGNSQAPHAASLPSATPGVGTNSTNNRKPGPLPANLDEMKVAELKIELKLRGLPVSGTKTDLIERLKPYQESYKVTSTQQTEINGILAPLANQKTESISMTPPVSPVHSEVSTGSMEETSDSKALAATSPSLMKTEETSVEAPVPDKDQSLYEKERQIEELIRKLEQEQRLVEELKMQLEVEKRNQQGAAQQQQGEPETLNRIKEERDAFSSCSSSLEKEESQSQGQGQQFYVAAAGVQASQTILNTQPEQHILPTTIHLPQTRPVLQTTVSVLAQTDSSAFPQHANPTQAAPQIMSVCSSSGSGVELGQKQEQQRPEVAQSCSPRHSPPNGFNTKPTSPCQPTYILPPSPFSNHHSPKNKDPPRYEEAVKQTRALQATMQ, from the exons AGTACTCTCCAAGTTTTCCGTCAATGCCTGGCTCCTCCTCCACTTCTTATAGATGACATGGAGCCCCAGAGTGTGGGAATTGAAAGGGATTGGGAGATAATGGTTTCGAGTCCAAGCAGTGAAGCTGTGACCCATGACATGGAAGCAATAACGCTGCAGCCCAGCCACAGTCTTCCTTCCATCCAGCAGCGGAAGAACG TTCTTCAGCTCAGACTGCAGCAGAGACGAACCCGGGAGCAGCTCGTGGAGCAGGGCATTATGCCAC CACTGAAGAATCCTGCTGCCTTTCATGAACAGATACGAAGCCTTGAGAGAGCCAGG ACTGAGAATTTCCTGAAGCACAAGATTAGTAGTAGACCCGAGCGTGCAGAGCTGGTCCGCATGCACATCCTCCAAG AGACCCAGGTGCAGCCGTCGTTACAGGCCGCACAGATGAAGCTCAAAAAGGCTCGTCTGGCCGATGACCTAAACGAGAAGATTGCCCAGAGGCCTGGTCCAATGGAGTTGGTAGAGAAGAACATCCTGCCTGTAGACTCCAGCATGAAGGAGGCCATCATTG AAAGTGAGGTGGGCTACCAAAAGACCCTGGATGTGTATCAGTTTGATGAGGACAGCAGTGAAGCTGTGTCCCCGGAGGATCCGGCCAGTCAGGAATCTCAGTGCTCTGTACCTTCACCCAGAGAGGCCAAGCTGCCGGAGATATCCTCTGCCACTCTGACCGCTGGCTCCAACCTACAG GCCTGTCCACCTACGAGCCAGAGCTCAGAGTTACTCAGTCAAACATCAGCAGAGGATCAGACAAACACTCAGCGCATAACTCCTGCTCAGCCAGTCACCACCGCTCACCCCGTCAAATCAGGCCTTACCCTTGTGAAG CAAAGCCAACCCAAGCTTCCCAGTGAAAAAAGCCGCAGCAAAAAGAGCAAAGAACCCAAGCCGAGGGTAAGGAAGCTCAAATACCACCTGTATATCCCACCAGACCAAAAACAGGAGCCCAGTGAGGCCCCTATGGACTCGGCCTATGCACGATTgcttcagcagcagcagcagtttcTGCACCTGCAGATTCTTAGCCAGCAACAACAGCACTACAACTTTCAGGCCATTCTACCTGCACCTGCACCTTTCAG GCCTTTGCCTAAGGTTCTTAGCAGCTGTCCTAACGTGGCCATGGGAAACAGTCAAGCTCCACATGCAGCGTCGCTGCCCAGTGCTACGCCTGGAGTCGGCACCAACAGCACAAACAACCGCAAGCCTGGCCCTCTGCCTGCGAACCTAGACGAAATGAAG GTGGCTGAACTTAAAATCGAGCTGAAGCTGCGTGGTCTCCCCGTATCTGGCACTAAAACAGACCTCATCGAGAGACTCAAGCCCTACCAGGAGAGCTACAAGGTCACCAGCACTCAACAGACCGAGATCAATGGCATCTTAGCTCCACTGGCTAATCAGAAGACAGAAAGCATTAGCATGACTCCCCCAGTGTCTCCTGTGCACTCTGAGGTTTCAACTGGGAGTATGGAGGAGACCAGCGACAGCAAAGCGCTGGCTGCCACATCTCCATCCCTCATGAAGACTGAGGAAACGTCAGTGGAGGCGCCAGTACCTGATAAAGATCAGAGCCTGTATGAGAAGGAGCGTCAGATAGAGGAGCTGATTCGCAAGCTGGAGCAGGAGCAGCGTCTGGTGGAGGAGCTCAAGATGCAGCTAGAGGTGGAAAAGAGGAATCAGCAGGGAGCggcgcagcagcagcagggtgAACCTGAAACTCTTAACAGGATAAAAGAGGAACGTGATGCCTTCTCCAGCTGTAGCTCCTCTCTGGAAAAGGAAGAGTCTCAGTCCCAGGGGCAGGGACAGCAGTTCTACGTTGCTGCAGCAGGCGTGCAAGCCTCCCAGACCATCCTCAACACTCAACCAGAGCAACATATCCTTCCCACCACCATCCATCTTCCACAG ACGCGGCCGGTTCTCCAAACCACAGTGTCCGTCTTGGCTCAAACGGACAGTTCAGCATTTCCGCAGCACGCGAATCCGACGCAGGCTGCACCTCAA ATAATGTCTGTGTGCAGCAGTTCTGGCTCAGGTGTCGAACTGGGACAGAAGCAGGAGCAGCAAAGACCTGAAGTGGCTCAGTCCTGCTCACCTAGACACAGTCCTCCAAATGGATTCAACACAAAA CCAACCTCCCCCTGCCAGCCCACCTACATCCTTCCACCATCTCCATTCAGCAACCATCACAGCCCTAAGAACAAAGACCCTCCTCGCTATGAAGAGGCTGTCAAACAGACTAGAGCACTTCAGGCTACTATGCAG tga